DNA from Anaerolineae bacterium:
AAGGTAGCGTTATATCGTTTTTTCATCCTTTTATTATAGGACATTAATTCCGTTTTTGAGTGTCCAAATTTCGGGGTCCATTATACAACCATGGGCCAAAGATGTGGCCGAATTTGTAGTTTATTATCAAAAGACTTTAGATTTGCTGGCACCCCAGGCGGGGCGTGTGTTTACCGTGTCGCCATTATTTATTGGCGAAGATGCTTCTAATGGGTGGAATCAAAATCTGGCCGCCCTGGCCGAGGCGATTCAGAGTATCTCTGCTCATGATGAGCATGTTGGCTACATCAATCTACGCGCCGACTTCATAGCCGCGCTCGACAACCATCACATTTCACCATACCAGCTTACTGGCGCCATCAGGGTGATTCTGGATGCAGTGCTGTTGAGAAGTGGAGCGCAGGTGGATCGCCAGGCGGCCAGCCGGGGATTGCAATTAACTTTGGATGGGGTCCATTTGAACAGCCGCGGGGCCAGACTTGTGGCTGGACGTTTTGTGGAGGCTATCAAAACAGTCAATTGATTAAATGGAGGAATCAGATGAAGATAAGAAAAAGTGAAGTAGCTATTTTAGTTATTACGGCGCTGGCCTTTATCTTGAGCGCCGTGGTGTATCCGCAGATGCCGGCCCTGGTTGCCTCGCATTGGAACGCCCAGGGCCAGGTGGACGGTTATATGTCTAAATTCTGGGGTTTGTTTTTTCTGCCCTTGCTCTTGGTTGGGTTGGCTTTACTGTTCATCGCTATCCCCCGGATTGACCCTTTGCGGGCCAACATTCAAACCTTCAGAAAATATTATGATGGATTCGTTATTTTGTTTTTTGTGTTCATGATTGTCATTCAGGTGCAGGTTATTTTGTGGAATCTCGGTATCCAGATCAGCCCCAATATCGTAATGCCAATAGCCGTTGGGTTGTTGTTCTTCTACGCAGGTATCCTCTGTGAAAATTCAAAACGAAACTGGTTTATCGGTATCCGCACCCCCTGGACGTTGAGTAGTGATGAGGTGTGGGCCAAAACTCACCGGCTTGGCGGTAAGTTGTTCAAACTGGCCGGCGTGATTACCTTTTTGGGCGCGTTCTGGCCAAACTACGCTATCTGGTTCATCCTGTTGCCCATTATTGGCGTGTCGCTCTACACCATTGTTTATTCATACGTTATTTACCAGAACGAGACAAAGCCCACGCAAAGTTAAAAAAGAAACTCGGAGCGGAGGCAGGAAGGGGTCATTTTTTTTATCCCAGGAGATGAAATAATATGAGCTTGACCGATGCCCAAAAAACTTTCTTCAGCAATCCCTACAGCGATTTTTGGCCCTTTATGGCCCAGTTTGATTTTAAGCGGGAGTCTATCTTTCACCAGATGGAGCAGCAGT
Protein-coding regions in this window:
- a CDS encoding SdpI family protein, with protein sequence MKIRKSEVAILVITALAFILSAVVYPQMPALVASHWNAQGQVDGYMSKFWGLFFLPLLLVGLALLFIAIPRIDPLRANIQTFRKYYDGFVILFFVFMIVIQVQVILWNLGIQISPNIVMPIAVGLLFFYAGILCENSKRNWFIGIRTPWTLSSDEVWAKTHRLGGKLFKLAGVITFLGAFWPNYAIWFILLPIIGVSLYTIVYSYVIYQNETKPTQS